From a region of the Cololabis saira isolate AMF1-May2022 chromosome 8, fColSai1.1, whole genome shotgun sequence genome:
- the LOC133449082 gene encoding protein NLRC3-like encodes MCHIPVFCWITATVLENVLEKVLETREGGGLPKTLTEMYIHFLVVQAKLKKVKYDGGAETDPHWSPESRKMVESLGKLAFEQLQKGNLIFYEPDLRECGIDVREASVYSGVFTQIFREESSLYQDQVFCFIHLSVQEFLAALHVHRTFIKSGVNLLEEQRNTIKWSKKRSETQLYQRAVDKALQSPNGHLDLFLRFLLGLKLETNQTLLRGLLEPKQRSSKNNQETVEYIKKKISEDLSAEKSINLFHCLNELNDGSLVEEVQQSLRSGRLSTDELSPAQWSALVFILLSSEDLEVFDLKKFSASEEVLRRLLPVVKASKKVVLNDCNLSGNICPLLSSVLSSQSSSLTELDLSNNHLQGSGLKKLCPGLESPHCHLESLSAIIR; translated from the exons atgtgccacatcccagtgttctgctggatcactgctacggtcctggagaacgtcctggagaaagtcctggaaaccagagagggaggggggctgcccaagaccctgactgagatgtacatccacttcctggtggtccaggccaaactgaagaaggtcaagtatgacggaggtgctgagacggatccacactggagtccagagagcaggaagatggtggagtctctgggaaaactggcttttgagcagctgcagaaaggaaacctgatcttctatgaaccagacctgagagagtgtggcatcgatgtcagagaggcttcagtgtactcaggagtgttcacccagatctttagagaggagagcagcctgtaccaggaTCAGGttttctgcttcatccatctgagtgttcaggagtttctggctgctcttcatgtccatcggaccttcatcaagtctggagtcaacctgctggaggaacaaagaaacACCATCAAGTGGTCTAAAAAAAGATCAGAGACTCAACTCTATCAGAgagctgtggacaaggccttacagagtcccaacggacacctggacttgttcctccgcttcctcctgggtctcaaactggagaccaatcagactctcctacgaggtctgctggaaccaaaacaaagaagttcaaaaaacaatcaggaaacagttgaatacatcaagaagaagatcagtgaggatctgtctgcagagaaaagcatcaacctgttccactgtctgaatgaactgaacgatggttctctggtggaggaggtccaacagtccctgaggtctggacgtctctccacagatGAACTGTCTCcggctcagtggtcggctctggtcttcatcttactgtcatcagaagatctggaggtgtttgacctgaagaagttctcagcttccgaggaggttctacggaggctgctgccagtggtcaaagcctccaagaaagttgt gttgaatgactgtaacctctcagggaacatctgtccacttctgtcctcagttctcagctctcagtcctccagtctgacagaactggacctgagtaacaaccacctgcagggttcaggactgaagaagctgtgtcctggactggagagtccacactgtcacctggagtctctcag